The genomic stretch TCCAACAGGCGGAGCGGCAGAAAGAAATCCGCAAGTCGATGCCGCCGCTGATGGACCTGTTGACGCCGGACCAGATCAAGATCACCAGGACCGGAACGCCCGAACAGAAAATCGCGCTGCTGAATTCATTCGACGCGGACAAACGCAAGCAGGTTGTCCGCGCCATTCCCTTTGCGTCTTTGGGCGATGTGCCGGAATTACGGCGCGAAGCAATGGCGGTATCTCAGCCCCAGCAGTTCGTGAACTTCGAGTTGACCGAAAACAAGCTCTACCGCGCGATCTATTCGAATCATCAGCTCGAAGAGGTGCTGGTGGATTTCTGGATGAACCACTTCAACGTCTACAACGGCAAAGGAAATGACCGGGTCCTCCTAACCGGCTTCGAGCGCGATGCGATTCGTCCGTATGTCTTCGGCCACTTCAAAGACATGCTGCTCGCGACGGCTCGCCACCCCGCGATGTTGTTCTATCTCGATAACTGGCAGTCGCAGTCGCCGCAAGACCCGCCGTTTGGTTTGATTCTTCCAGCGAACATCCGCCGGCCAGGCATCAATGAGAACTATGGCCGGGAACTGATGGAACTGCACACGCTGGGCGTCAACGGTGGTTACACGCAGGCTGACGTGATTGCGGTTGCCCGAGCATTCACGGGTTGGACCATCTACGATCCCCAGAGATTTGCGGAATTTCAGTTCAATCCGGCGAACCACGACCGCAAAGAGAAGGTCGTTCTCGGTCATACCATTCCCGCGATGGGCGCCGAACAGGACGGCGTGCAGGTGATCGACATCCTGGCGCATCATCCGTCGACGGCAAAGTTCATCTCGAAGGAACTCGCGCAGCGCTTCGTTGCCGACGATCCGCCGCAATCGCTGGTCGACCGCATGGCAGCAACGTTTATCAAAACCGACGGTGATCTTCGCGCCGTGATGCAAACGATGTTCAGCTCGGTCGAGTTCATGTCGGAAGGCGCCTGGCAAAACAAAATGAAGTCGCCGCTGGAAATGGTCGTCGCCGCGGTGCGGGCTATGAACGCGGACGTCACCGACACCTATACCCTTGCGCAGAAGATTGCCGACATGGGAGAGCCGCTTTACGGAAAGCTGGAGCCCACCGGCTATCCCAACACTGGAGAAGCCTGGACGAACACCGCCAGCGTTCTGGGCCGAATCAATTTTGCGGCGGCGCTCGCTTCCGGGCAGGTACCTGGCGTGACGGTCGACGTGAACCGCTTCAATGCCAAAACTCCTGCAGTGGTGGCAAGGGACATTCTGAGTATGCCGCCGTCGCCGGCCACGCTGGCGGCGATTCAGAAGGGAATTGAGGGGAGTCAAACAGCCCCATCAACTCTTGCGAGCCTCGTTATGGGTTCGCCGGATTTTCAGAGGAGGTAGTGATGCTGACTCGGCGTTGCTTCATTCGTTCTTCGGCTGTTGCAGTTGCAGGCGCCGGACTGGCGCCTTCATGGCTTCGGGCCGCGTCGCAGGAAACGAAGAAAAAGAAAATCCTGATCGCGATCTTTCAGCGCGGCGCCGCCGACGGTCTGAATATCGTGGTGCCTTATTTCGAGCAACCGTATTACGACCTGCGGCCCGGGATTGCAATTCCAGCGCCCGGCAGCGGCAGGCCGAACAGCGCGATCGATCTCGACGGCCGTTTCGGATTGCATCCACAGCTTCAGCAGCTCAAGCCGCTCTGGGACAGCAAACAACTCGCAATCGTCGAGGCCACGGGTTCTCCTGATCCTTCGCGTTCGCACTTCGAAGCTCAGGATTATATGGAGGCCGGTATTCCCGGAAATGCCGCGGGAGACGGTTGGCTGAATCGCGCGATGCAGCCCGAGCCCGGCGCCTCGACGTTGCGCGCGATCGCCGTCGGCGCCCAATTGCCGCGGACCCTTCGCGGTAACTGGCCTGCGGTTGCGGTCAATAACCTGGACCAATTCAAAGTCCACGATCAAAACTCAGCCGATATCCTGCAAGCGATGTATGCCACGACGCCGGATGCCAAGCTCCACGCGTCGGGGAAAGAAACATTCGAAGCCGTAAAGATGGTCGACGCTATCAATCAAAAGCCATACGCGCCCGCGAACGGCGCCCAATACAACAACGAATTCGGCCGTGGCCTGCAGCAGATCGCGCGTCTCATCAAAGCCGACGCCGGCGTTGAGGCGGCTTTTGCGGACATCGGAGGCTGGGACCACCACAGTAATGAACCAGGGCAGTTGAACGGACTGCTGCAGCAATATGGCAGCGCCCTCGCTGCTTTCGTCCGCGACATGGGCGACCGTATGGATGACATCGTCCTGGTGACGATGTCCGAATTCGGCCGGACTGTGAAAGAGGACGGAAACAATGGAACCGATCACGGCCACGGAAACGTGATGATGGTGCTGGGAGGTCCGGTACGCGGCGGTCACATCTACGGACGCTGGCCCGGCCTCGCGCCCGACCAGCTTTATGAAAATCGCGACCTCGCCGTCACCACCGATTTCCGCGATGTACTGGGCGAACTCGTCCAGAAACATCTCGGGCAGAGCACCGACAAGGTCTTTCCTGGCTATAAGCCCGGCCCCGCTCTGGGTTTGATCTGAACAGACCTTATTGCACCATTGGAAGTTTTTGCAGTTCTAAATTTGAAATGCAGCAACTTCCAATGATGCAATGGTGCAATATTCTTTCTTCTGCCTTTTGTGCTTCTTGTGGTTCCTTCCCTCTTTTTTCTTTGATGCCGCGCGCATACTATAGGCGTGCGCCTGTCGCCCCGACACGACCATGCCTTGTAAAATGAACCCCAGACGTTTTACCTGGATAGTACTTACGCTGCTGGCGCTGGCTTCGGCTGAAACTTCTTTTGCTCAATCCCAGACGGCGTCGGGCGACGTCAAGGGCACGATCACGGATGCGACGGGCGGCGTCCTGGCCGGAGCGACGGTCACGATCACGAGCATCGATACGCACCTCGAACGTTCTGTGTCCACCGACGGCATGGGCAACTTCAGATTCTTTCTTGTACCGCCTGCGGACTACGAAGTGAAAGTACAGCTGCCAGCGTTTTCGACGTATACCGTGGGGTCCCTGCACGTCGGGATCGGGCAGACGGTGACCCTCAATGCGGTGTTGCAGCCCGCTGCGATCCGGCAGGAAGTGCTGGTGCAGGATGAGACTCCCGCCATTGAACCGGAAAAGACCCAGCAGTCGAACACGATCGACGAGCGACAGATCGAAAACCTTCCGATCAATGAGCGGAACTTTCTCAATTTCACGTTGCTGACGCGTGGTGTGACGGACTCCAAAGGAATCGTCACATTCTCGTTGCCCCAGGCGAACACCTCCGGTTTGTCATTTCTCGGCCAGAGCGGCCGTTCCAACAACGTCACGATCGATGGCGCCGACAACAATGATGACGCCGTCGGCGCGGTCCGGTCGACGCTAAGCCAGGAAGCGATCCAGGAGTTTCAGATCAACCGTTCCGGCTTCTCGGCCGAGTTCGGCCGCGCCGGTGGCGGACTGATCAACATCGTTTCGAAATCCGGCGCGAACCGTGTGAGCGGAGACGTCTTCGGCTTTTTTCGCGACCATAGGTTCGATGCGCGAAATCCATTTGCTTTCGGACCCGGCGGATCGAACATCGATCCGCCGTATTCCCGCCAGCAGGCGGGGTTCACTGTGGGCGGTCCGATAAAAAAGGACCGGACTTTCTATTTTCTGTCGTATGAAGGATTGCGCGAGCGGGAATCGAACTTTGTCACGTTCATGGAAAACGCGACGTTCTTCCAGCCGACGGCTTCTCAACAGGCCTTGATCCAAGGCCTCGAGGCCAGCCCGGCGCCATCACTGAGAGCGTCCGGCGCGATGCTCAATACCTATCTGACGACTTCGCCGCAGCTCTTTCCGGAAACGATCAATGTTCTTCAGTCGAACAGCGGGATCTTTCCATACAAGAACAACAACAACACCGCCTCACTGCGGCTGGATCACTCGTTGTCGCCGTCCAATCAGATGTTCGGACGGCTGACCTTTACCGATATCGATACAATCGGCGGAAACACCGGCGGTCTGATAGCTCCCTCGCGCGGCGCGAATTTCGCGATTCAGGACTATTCGGGCGCGCTTGCCGACTCGCATTTCTTTTCGCCGTCCAAGGTGAACGAGTTCCGCTTCCAGTTTGCCAGCCGGATGTACAACGTGCTTCCTCAGGACGCCTTTGGCCCGGAGATCACGATCAACGGTGTGGCAGAACTTGGCCGCGATTTCTTTCTGCCGTCCAACCGGACGGAGGAGCGCTGGCAGTGGCTCGACAACCTGACTCTCGTCGAGGGCCGCCACGAAATCAAATTCGGTGTGGACTTCGACTACATTCCGCTTCAGACGACCACCGAAGTGTTCCTCGGAGGACGTTTTATTTTTGGAACGGGAATACCGCTCGCAAACGTGATCGATACGCTGCTGGGGCCCGGCAATTCCACCACGCTGGCCGCGGGACTGACCGCAACCGGACGCGCCGATCTGGTGCCGAACCTGTCCGATTCGATCAGCTCGCTGCAGGGATTCAACTTCGGATTGCCGATCGTGTACCAGCAGGGATTCGGCAACCCGCAGGCGGCGATCACCAATAAACAGACGGCCGCATATATCCAGGACAATTTCAAAGCCCACTCGACGCTGACGCTGAATTTCGGGCTGCGCTATGACATCGAATTCCAGCCGCCGCCGGTGCATCGCGACCGCAACAATTTCGGGCCGCGGTTCGGCTTTTCCTACAGCCCCGATACAAAGACAGCGGTCCGTGGCGGTTACGGCATCTATTATTCGCCGCTGTTTGAAGCCCTCAGCTTCGAGGCGCGGGTTCTCAACGGCACTCAGATCTCACAGATTTTCCTTCCGCTCACGGGCTTGCCGGCGCTGGGAGTCAATACGACTTCGGCTCAGGTTTGGGGACTTGCAGAGCAGTTGAAGGTTTTCGGCAGCCGCACCTTGACCGCGAACGACATCGCGCTGCTCGGCTTGCGGCCCGGTGTGACGCCGCCCGTTCTCATCAGCACCAGTCCCAAAATCGTGAATCCCTACAGCCAGCAATTCAGCCTGGGTATCGACCGGACTGTTTCCGGTATTACCTTTAGCGCCAATTACATCGGAAACCGCGGCGTGAAACTCATTCGCTCGCGAAACGACAACCTGACGCAGACGGGAACGAATGCCTTCGGCCCGGTGGATGGTCCGATCAACCCGGCGATTCTGCAGGACAACCGCACCGAGACTTCCGGCAGTTCGATTTATCACGGTCTGGCATTGAGCGTCACGAAACGGTTCAGGCGCCGCTATCAGATTCTGGCGTCTTATACGGTTTCGAAGGCAATCGACGATACGACGGACTTCATCACGGATCTTCAGGCTTCGAATCAGCTGAATCTGCGCGCGGAGCGCGGCTTGTCGTCGTTCGATCAGCGTCACCGGCTGATTCTCAGCAGCGTTATGGAACCGGTCGGTGGCATCACCGTCGCGCCGATCTTTACTTATGCCAGTGGTCATCCGTTCAATCTGCTGCTGGGCTTTGATGCGAACAACGACACCAACGCCAACACCGACCGTCCGGCCTTCGCCGGCAGGAACACCGGACTCGGGCCGAACGATATCGATTTCGATCTGCGGGTCTCCAGGGAACTCCGGCTCCGGCGGGACTCGAATTACCGTCTGGAAGGGCTCGTCGAGGCTTTCAATCTTTTCAATCGAGTGAATTTTTCCGGGCTGAACAACATTGTCGGAATCATGCCGTTCTCCACGTACAGGGCGGCAGGGGACCGGAATCGCAACCCCTCGGATCCGTTGGGCTTTACCTCCGCCTTCGACCCGCGGCAGATCCAACTGGGCGTGAAGCTGAAGTTTTAGGGTGTCATGAAGAAGCGAATCGTCCACTGAATTGCCCTTCCGTGGCTATAATGTGGAGCATGCAACTCGCTGAAAAAATGTCCCGGCTCGGGACGGAATCTGCTTTCGACGTATTAGTTCGGGCGCGAGCGCTCGAGAAGCAAGGGAAAAATATCATTCACCTGGAGATTGGTGAGCCCGATTTCCCGACGCCCCCGCACGTTGTGGAAGCGGGAAAGGCCGCACTCACCGAGGGATGGACGAAGTACGGGCCGAGCGCCGGATTTCCGGAATTCCGGGAAGTGATTGCGGCATACGTGTCGCGGACCCGCGGCATCAAAGTCGATGCCGACAACATCTGCGTCGTGCCCGGAGGCAAGCCGGTCATGTTTTACAGCATGATGGCGCTGCTCGAACCGGGCGACGAAGTGATTTATCCGAATCCGACATTCCCGATCTACGAGTCGATCGTCAATTTTGTGGGCGCGAAACCCATGCCTGTGCCGCTCGACGAAAATCGGGGGTTCGCTTTCGATCTGAATGTGCTTCGTGACCGCCTCTCGAAAAAGACCAAGATGGTGATTCTGAATTCACCCGCGAACCCGACCGGGGGGGTCATTTCGAAGGAAGACCTGAAGCAGATTGCCGGCATGCTCCGGGAACGGGACGTCATGATCCTCAGCGACGAAATCTATTCGAGGATCTTCTATGACAACGAACCGTCGTCCATCACAAGCCTGGACGGCATGCTCGAAAAGACCATCATCCTGGATGGATTCTCGAAGACCTATTCCATGACCGGCTGGCGCCTCGGTTATGGCGTGATGCCGCACTGGCTGGCTGCTGCGGTGACGCAATTGGCGGTCAATTGCAATTCATGCACCGCGAGCTTCGTTCAGCGCGCAGGAATGGCGGCGCTGCAGGGCCCGCAGGACGCCGTTACGGCCATGGTCAAAGAGTTCCGCCGGCGTCGTGATGCGATGGTCCAGGGATTGAATGAGATTCCCGGCTTCCGGTGCGTTCTGCCCGACGGCGCGTTTTATGCTTTCCCCAACGTCACCGGCACCAAAGTGCCGGCCAAGGAACTGGCCAATCTGCTTCTGAACGAGGCCGGCGTCGCATGTTTGTGGGGAAGCGCTTTCGGTCAATACGGCGACGGCTACCTGCGCTTCAGCTACGCCAATTCGCTGGAGAATATCCAGGAAGCGATTTCGCGGATCCGAAAGCTTTCGACCCGGTGGGCGTGAGGAAGAAGACTCATGGCATTTACACGATTCCTTATAGTTTTGCTCGCCAGTGCGGTTCTGATCCCCGGCTTTCTTGTCGCGCAGCAAAAGGCCACACAGGAGCCCCAGACCCTTTCCGTCAACGTCGAACTTGTCAATGTGTTGTTCACCGTATCCGACAAAAGCGGCAAATTCATAACGAACCTTCCCAAGGACGACTTCAAGGTTTTTGAAGACGAGCAACAGCAGAAGATTTCGAATTTCAGCAATGAAACCAATCTCCCCTTGAGTGTCGCGCTGCTGTTCGACACCAGCGCCAGCATCCAGGGCCGGCTCCAATTCGAACAGGACGCCGCGGGGGAGTTCTTTCAAACGACATTGCGGCGCGGGAAGGACAAGGCGTTGGTAATAACATTCGACCGGTCCGTCGCTCTTGCGCAGGATTACACGGACGACACGGAACTGCTGATCAAGGCGATCGGGAAAGTGCATGCGGGCGGCAATACGGCTATGTTCGACGCCGCCTACGAGGCGATGACGAAGAAACTCGCCGGCCAGGAAGGCCGTCACGTGATCATCGTGATCAGCGACGGCGACGACAACCTCAGCGAGAAAACCCTCGATGAGACGATCGAGATGGCGCAGAAGACGGATACGGTCATTTACGCCGTCGGCACGAGTTCGCCGGAATTGTTCGGCTCGACCAAAGAGCGTGGAAACAAATACCTCAAGAGGCTGGTCGACGAAACCGGCGGAAAGTTGTTCCTGCCCACGAAAGCCGACGATCTGACGAAGTCATTCCTCGAGATCAGCGAAGAATTGCGGTCCCAGTACACGCTCGGCTACCGTTCTTCCAACAACAAACATGACGGCGCTTACCGCAAGATCCGCATCACTGCATCCAATAAACAATTCAAAGTCCGCGCCCGCGAAGGGTACTATGCTCCGCGGCCTTCCGCGAACTGACGCGAGGAGGAAAGCCGCGATGAAGGCCCTGTGCATTTCAACATTTGTCGTCCTTGTTCTGGTCACCGTCGCAGTTCCGCTATCGGCGCACCACTCATGGCCGGTGAGCTATGACCGGCTCGTGACAGTAAAGGGCACTGTAATCCAGTTCGCCTGGTCTAACCCGCATCCGATGATGACCCTTGAGGTTCAGACCACCGATGGCCGGAGGGAGAAATGGCTGATCGGCGGCCCCGCTATCAACCGCCTGGAGGCCAACGGTTGGAGCAAGACGACAGTGAAACCAGGCGACGTGATCACGGGCATCGGCTATCAGTTCGCCGACGGCGAGAAGGTCATCCGGCTCGAACGCGTGGTGCTGGCCGACGGGAAGGAACTCCGCCTCTACGGCCGCTAGTTGACCTGCGATGAGCCCTTCTTCTCTTCATCAGCCGATAACTTCGCGAATTCTGGCGATGAGTTCGGCATAGCTGAACGGCTTTTGAAGAAACGCGATGCCACACCCGGCGAATCGCGTTGCGCTGGCCTGATAAATAGACATTCCGATGATTTTCAGATGAGGATGAGCGTTCTTTAGTTGAACGGCCAATTCGGCGCCATCGGTATCGGGCAGCAGAAAGGTCGTCAGCACGAGCTCGATTTTCAACCCGAGGCGCCCACAGATTTGTAAAGCGTGCCGCCCGGTTCTGCAGATCAGCACCCGATATCCCGCGGAGCGCAGAACGCACTGCAAGAGGGCCGCAAGGTCGCGGTCCTCCACCAGAAGTATGGTTGCTCGTGCCATATTTGCAAGCGCCGATGCGGCCTGAATCGTGCCGGATTCCGTTACAGAAGTGCGTCGCAGGCGGCAGAAAAATACCAGCAGCCAAAAATAATTATTTTGGTGTTTGAACGGGCATAAAGCCGCGCTTACGAGCGTCTCCGCTTTCGCGCCGTGGTCCCGGACACGTTTCTGGAAATGAACTTGTGCGCCATGCCGAGCAGGTCCCGCAATACAGCGGGAGTGACGCGAGACAGCCGGACTAAAACTGCATTGTAGAGTTCGTAGTGGTCCGTCAGATAGTAGATGTCGGGCGCCGCCGCAAGCAGTTCATCTCGATCATCGTTATCCACACGAACGACAAGCGAATTGGGTTCGGCAGAGCGGTTGACGGCCATCCCGGCCATGAGTTTTCCATGGACCTTGAGAGCTCTGGAGCCGTAGGCGGTGCTCTCTTCGACGCCCGGTAAGGTCAGTCCGATATCCCGCACGGTGTCGAAATTGACGGTTCGTTTAGGCATTTGACGCCGTGATTATACAGATCCGAGCTCTGTTTGAATGGCTTTGAGCGCGGTTCAAATTATTTTGGATAGTTCTGGTCACATGACCGCCGTTTACAGCCAGGTTTTTGCCTTGTACCTCTCATACTTCTTGCCGAATGTGCGGGTGAGGATTCGCTCCTCCGCCCGGGCGCGAAGGATCTGAACGGGGATGAGGACGATCAGCGCCAGCAACCACAGCGGATGCTGCATATACAGAATGAGGCCCACTATAAATAACGAGCTGAATACATAGATCGGATGGCGAATGCGTGAATACAGGCCGTGAGTAACAATGGCTGTAGCCTCCGGTGCAACGGAAAACGAACGGCCCAGTTGTATCCTGGCCACGATCAGAAGCGCAAGAGCCGGCGATCCGATGACAATTCCGGCGAGCCGTAGCGCGGTCCACGGTTGATTGCCGCGAGCCGCTACCAATAAGGTTACGGCAAGCAATCCAATGACAAGCGTAGCGATGTTCAACTTCATGGTTCTGCAATAACATATACCGGCCTGGAGGCGATTACGCAAATGACGCTACTTCAAAAACTCAAGCCCAAGCCGGGTGCAGCCGCCGTGATCAATTCGCCGAAAGACCTCGCAGTCGAGTTCAAGTCGATCAAGCCATCGGTTTCGATTCCGGCCAGAGCCAAAGAGCATTTCGATTTCGTGCTGCTGTTTGCGCTCAGCTCGAAGGAACTGGAGCCTCATTGGAGGCGGATCATCCCTGCGCTCAAACAGGATGCGGTGTTCTGGGTGGCTTATCCCAAGAAGAACTCGGGCATTCCGTCGGATTTGTCGGGAATGTCCGGTCCCTGGTCGGTTTCCTGCGGGTCTGCATGGCAACCCGTCGCGTCCGCAGCGATCGATGACACGTGGACGGGTATCCGATTTAAACTTGCGCCTAATCTGGAAAACGACCGCAAGGACCGGCAGTCCGAGGAAATCTGCGATGCCGACGGAACCGTGGTGGTGGATCGAGTCAACCGCGTCGTTCGGTCCCCGAAAGATCTCGCCGCCCTACTCTCGAAGCACCCGGAAGCCCTGGCATTCTTCGACAGTCTATCGTTCACGAACCGCAAGGAATATGTGGTCTGGATCGTCGAGGCGAAGAAAAGCGAAACGCGCGCGAATCGCGTGGAAATGGCGCTGGAGAAGATGGTCTCGAACAGGAAAAACCCATCCGAGAAGTGAAACGCCGTTAATGCGCAATCGAGGACGCGTGTGTTTCAGAAGCGCAAGTATTCGCCGGTCCCGTTGGGATCAGCGAATTCAATGAGGACCTGATTGCCGACACGATCAATGTGGCGCTGTCTGTGTCATCATTATGTGAAATGGACCGAACCTTCTTGTTGATTGGAGCTGTGCTGGGTTTTCTGGGTGTGGTTTTTGGCGCCTTCGGCGCTCACGCCCTGAGAAGCCGGCTTTCGCCCGAGATGCTGGCGGTTTTCGAGACAGCTGTGCGCTATCAGATGTACCACGCATTTGCGGTACTGATCGTCGCCGCCGCCATCGGGCGTATCGGAAATGCCGGACTCCTCGTGATGGCTGGGTGGTTTTTCTTTGCGGGCGTTGTACTGTTTTCGGGAAGCCTGTACGTGCTGGCCCTTACAGGTATGGGGATGCTTGGCGCGATCACACCGATTGGTGGTCTGCTTTTCCTGATCGGCTGGGCATGCCTCGTGGTGTTCGCGCTGGCAATCTGAAACCGCGAATTCAGTTTTCGGTCGGCGTTTTCTGAACGCTGTCGATGACGAGTATTTCGAGAGGCGCTGTTTTGGCTTCAAAGGTTAATCCGGCTTTCTGCAGCGAATTCACCAGCGAAGCGTTGGAGCCGAAATCGAGCAACCGCAGCGCCTGTGGCGGCAAAACGGCGCCCTGATTGATCCCGCCGCGAATCAGTATGGCGATCCGATCTTCCGGTGTGAGTTCGAGTGTAAAGTCGTAATGTCCCTTGAGGCTGGTCGTATCGACTACCGGCCGGTCCATAAAACGCGAGAGCAGGTCCGCAAAGCGAGGCATGTCGAGTTTCTTCGCTTCGAAGGAAGTGGGGCCAAGGGTCAACGATGTTCCTTTGCCCAGGTTCATAACGGCGCCGTTTGCGTTTCCACCGGCTGCGACTTCGATGGGGCCGCCGCTTCGGTAATCGGAATCGGGGTCGGAAGGAAGCTCCGTGATCTTCAATCCCGTCTTCCCAATGCCGAGAGCATAGACCGGGAACTCTCGCGTTTCGCGGTGCATTTTCATCTGGAAACGTTCGGCGAGCAGACTCTGAAGCATCTGGGGAACCTGATCCTGTGATGCCCCGTCCGGCAGCTTTGCGGAGATGTTGAAGCGCTGGCTGCCGATCCAGTCAGGGCCGGTGATCTGATTCGTCCTTACGCGGTACGACATGGCCACAAGGTCTTTAATGGACATGGTTGAAAGCGAGACTTGCGCACCGTCGATATGGAGACCAACTCCGACCTGCTCGATCCCGCCGGAGGCAGGCTTAATCGAGGCGACCTCGAATTCCGGGCGCGCTTGTCCGAAAACAATCGCACATGAGGCAATCAAAAGAATAATGACGCGCCGCATAAGCCTACTCTAACACTGGCGGTGATTACCGCTGAGGCAAATCCCGCTCCGGCGGGCCGTCATAGCCGATGTCTTTCAGGTCGAGCGCGCGGAACGGACGCTCGCGTGTCATTTCTTCTACCGCGTGCGCGGCAAGGCCGACGACACGGGGAACGATGAAGAAAGCACGGCCATACTGCCAGGAGATGCCGAGATCAGAAATAATTCCGGAAATTACGCCGTCGATGTTGGGCGGCAGCTTCAACTCGGAAGCAATCGATTCGATAAGGGCGAGGTGCGGTCCTGCGAGCTTCCATTCTTTTGCTTTGGCTGTAAGCATCATCGTCCGCGGATCGCGATCATGCCACGGATGCCCGTAACCCGGAACGCGCTGTTTACGCGATCGATATCCGGCAACGATTTCAGCGCCGGATTTGCCGGCCGGCACGCTCTCCTGAAGCATGCGGGCACATTGTTCGATCGCGCCGCCGTGATGATCGCCCAGGGAGATGACGCCGGCGGCGACGGCGGCCTGAAGCGGCACCCCACCCGATGCAACGAACCGCGTTGCGTCGATCGACGG from Terriglobia bacterium encodes the following:
- a CDS encoding isoprenylcysteine carboxylmethyltransferase family protein, with translation MKLNIATLVIGLLAVTLLVAARGNQPWTALRLAGIVIGSPALALLIVARIQLGRSFSVAPEATAIVTHGLYSRIRHPIYVFSSLFIVGLILYMQHPLWLLALIVLIPVQILRARAEERILTRTFGKKYERYKAKTWL
- a CDS encoding YdeI/OmpD-associated family protein, which gives rise to MTLLQKLKPKPGAAAVINSPKDLAVEFKSIKPSVSIPARAKEHFDFVLLFALSSKELEPHWRRIIPALKQDAVFWVAYPKKNSGIPSDLSGMSGPWSVSCGSAWQPVASAAIDDTWTGIRFKLAPNLENDRKDRQSEEICDADGTVVVDRVNRVVRSPKDLAALLSKHPEALAFFDSLSFTNRKEYVVWIVEAKKSETRANRVEMALEKMVSNRKNPSEK
- a CDS encoding DUF423 domain-containing protein, with the protein product MDRTFLLIGAVLGFLGVVFGAFGAHALRSRLSPEMLAVFETAVRYQMYHAFAVLIVAAAIGRIGNAGLLVMAGWFFFAGVVLFSGSLYVLALTGMGMLGAITPIGGLLFLIGWACLVVFALAI
- a CDS encoding TIGR03435 family protein, which produces MRRVIILLIASCAIVFGQARPEFEVASIKPASGGIEQVGVGLHIDGAQVSLSTMSIKDLVAMSYRVRTNQITGPDWIGSQRFNISAKLPDGASQDQVPQMLQSLLAERFQMKMHRETREFPVYALGIGKTGLKITELPSDPDSDYRSGGPIEVAAGGNANGAVMNLGKGTSLTLGPTSFEAKKLDMPRFADLLSRFMDRPVVDTTSLKGHYDFTLELTPEDRIAILIRGGINQGAVLPPQALRLLDFGSNASLVNSLQKAGLTFEAKTAPLEILVIDSVQKTPTEN
- a CDS encoding citryl-CoA lyase yields the protein MSKPFWNTSLSAVEKNKILIRGYRVQDLMERCSFGDVIYLTFKGELPTGHEGKLIEMIMVSSTDHSFLAPSIDATRFVASGGVPLQAAVAAGVISLGDHHGGAIEQCARMLQESVPAGKSGAEIVAGYRSRKQRVPGYGHPWHDRDPRTMMLTAKAKEWKLAGPHLALIESIASELKLPPNIDGVISGIISDLGISWQYGRAFFIVPRVVGLAAHAVEEMTRERPFRALDLKDIGYDGPPERDLPQR